Below is a window of Methanobrevibacter sp. DNA.
TAATAATCCTTGAGAACTTTCTTTTTAAAATGTTGAATCTCCTTTTTTATGCAATCAGGATTCTTTTCACATTCTTCTTTTCTTTTTCTCTCACGTTCTTCAAATTCTTTCTCCCATTTTTCATGAGCTATTCTCTGTTGTTCATACTTTTTTTCCCGTTCTTCACGTTCTTTTTTTCGTTTTGCTTCTTTACTTAATTTTCCGTTTGATTGTCTGTCTTCCTGATAAATCCTATTACTTTCGTTAAGTTTTCTTTTAAGTTCATTATTATTTGGATTCAGTTCGGATGCAAATTTGTAATATTGACGTGCATGTGCAAATTGGCCATTTTTCATAGCTCTATCTGCATATTTAATATAGTTATTAACAATTTTTCTTTTAAGATTATCATTATCCGAATCAAGATTAAGGGCATCACGGTAAAATCCTTTTACTGTGAAAAAGTTACTGTCTTCCTTTTCCAATTCCATTTCGGCACGTTGAAGAAGATTATTAACAATCACATCAATTTTTTGTTTTTTAACTTTTCTATAGTTATCAGCAAGATCATATTTTCCCCAGGATGAGTATGAATCAATAATTTCATTAATAAAATTAAAATACCAACCAATTTCATTATAAGTGAGATATTCTTTGTGCAAATCTATTTTAGATTCGACTTTATTTAATTGTTTTTTATGGATTTTAATAGCATCATCATACTTGCCTATGCGCTTTAAAAATTTACCTTTATTATAAAGAAGGCTTATGTCATTATCACCATCGGGACATAATTCATTCCAACACTGCAATCCGGCAGAATAATCCCCCATTGCAACATATTCATCTGCAATATATTCTAAAACAGATTTGCCCCCATAATTCATCGCTTCTTCATAAAATTTTATTGCAGTTTTATGATCTCCCTTTATAGAACAGGTCTTTCCTTGTCTAATAAAGTATTCACACTGGCCATGAAAAGAGTTATATTCATTTTCATAATCTTCATCTGGCTCATCATAAGTTAGGGCACTTCCACAGTGACTGCAGATACTTCCTTCATCAACCCAATTGCCGCATGAACAATATCCCATAATAATCACCTAGTATTTATCATTCATTTTTCATTTTTAATCGTTTGGATAAATTGGAGAATGTTCCATCCTGCATGCATCCATCTGAAACCTCACCGTCACCACCATAGGGGTTGCTCTTTCAATGCAGGTAGAAATGATATGATTTCTTCAAAAGTCAATTTTTCCCAAAATTTCATTAATATAAATTTCACCATTCATCATTTAAATTACTTTCACATTGTTCAGTAACATACACATGTACTTCTTTTGAGCGAATCCATTCAAAAAAAGTACAGTAATTTATAGATTGCAGATATGTATCCACAATATGTGATACACATTCTGAAGTAATATCCATACCAAAGTATAATGCACATTGATACATCATACCCAATAGTGCATATGTACCATCATCTTTTCTTTTTGCCAATTTTTTCAGATAAATCACCTTTTTTAATATTTAATCATAACCTTGAGATTCCAGATAATCGTCTATATCAGGATTGTCTCCGTATTCGTAGTGGTCATAGTACCAGTCGGGGTCATTTTTTGCAATTGTATTTGGGGATGTGTCGACTCCACCATAATGTGATGAACCACCGCTGCCGCTGCTTCCACTATCACTTGTATAATAATGAGTGCCTAAATCACTTGATGAATAATTATTCATTGTTAAGAAACTGATGCATCCACCAACTGTAAAGATTAAAATTATACATATGATTAAAATAGCTATTATTTTATTGTTCTGATTCCATGTTTTAAAGTCATTAATCAGTTTTGGATTGTAATGACCATTGGTAATTTGAACATCCCTGTATGTCTCATAAAATGCATAAGTCCAAACCAGAACTGAAAAAAGAAAGAATATACTTATAAACAATCCCAAAATTGCAAATGCTATTCTGAGTATTAATAATATCAGTCCTTTTATCTTGTTTCCTGCATAGATTGAACCTAATCCTGTTATAAAGAATGTCAGTATCAATGCAATGTAAATGTTTTTATTGTTTTTAGTTTTAACCTGGTTTCCGCAGTTGGAACAGAATGTTGCATCATCTGCAAGTTCAGTTCCGCAATTATCACAAAACATCTATTGCCTCCTTATACCAATACCTCTTATATTTCTGATTTAATCTTTCCTTAATATAAGGTTTGGTTTTATATAATATTAATGTTATGATTATAAGTTGTGAATAAAAAAAATGTTGAAAAATTATTAGATTACTCCAGGTTAATGTTTTTAGTAACTTCCTCACCTTTATCCGTTAATCTGTACAATCTACCTTTTCTAACTTCTGGATTAATGCATTCAACAAGTTCATGTGCTTTTAATTCCACTAGAACTTT
It encodes the following:
- a CDS encoding zinc ribbon domain-containing protein, which translates into the protein MFCDNCGTELADDATFCSNCGNQVKTKNNKNIYIALILTFFITGLGSIYAGNKIKGLILLILRIAFAILGLFISIFFLFSVLVWTYAFYETYRDVQITNGHYNPKLINDFKTWNQNNKIIAILIICIILIFTVGGCISFLTMNNYSSSDLGTHYYTSDSGSSGSGGSSHYGGVDTSPNTIAKNDPDWYYDHYEYGDNPDIDDYLESQGYD